A region of the Bacillota bacterium genome:
AACTGATCTTCTAATCCTTGATGAGGTGGGATATGTTCCCACCAGTAAACGGGCATCGGAGTTGCTATTTACTGTCATCTCCAACTGTTACGAGCGGCAAAGCATCATCGTTACCTCGAACCTTGAGCTAGGCCGGTGGAACGAAGTTTTTGGGGATGACAGGCTGACAGCAGCACTGATTGACAGAGTAATTCACCACGCCCACATCCTTGTATTCAAGGGTGAAAGCTATCGCTACAAGCAAGCTCTGAAGAGAAAACAAGAGAACTAGTGTACGTTTACCGGGATGCTATGCGACTATGAAAAAGTTAGTTGCCAAACTATAAAAATTTAACTTGCCAAAAACATACAACACCTTTTAATGTTGTGCCGTAGGCATCTGTACCAATGGTTTCTCTAATTTTCATTATCGTGGATTCCCGTTTATACCTTAATAGCACTGTAGAGACCACAGCTGCAGCGCAATCCGATGCATCATGCTGCATTGTACACGGCCATTTAGTTAAGCGCATATGTCCACCCTATGATGAGGTTATAATTCTTTTTATAGTATTTCTTCTTAACCATGATACTTTGCTGAAAATGCGTTAATAACATCACATTATTACCTCCCGCCTGGTTAAACTCTTGTTTTTAATACAAAGCCCACATCAAATCTAGTTAATCCACGTAGGAATCAGGTGCAGCTATGGACCTTCGTGGGGTAAATTTTTTCTTCAGATATCCCGATGCAAACAAACACAACGCCTGAAAAGGCGGATTAAACACAAACTCTAGACCAGGCAGGAAGCCCAGGATGCAAAAACACCCGTGCATACATTTGTAGAAGCTCTTCTACCCCCCACCTTCCAACAACTGGACTATGTTGCCAATACTATCACATTTTTATCTATTTTGGGGCAACTTCCGGTGAAAGTGCACTTTTTTCCGGTGAAAGTGCGCCTTTCGACAGGAATCGACAATATCTTTTCAATTAAACCGGTTCTTAAGCTAGCAGCCTTACATCTCATCCCAAATTAATAAAAAACGTAGCCCATTCCGAATTGTCCCGATAGTCAAAAATGGCTGCCAGCAGGCAGCCATTTATAATTTATCCAAATGCCAGCGGCCCGTCTGGGGGTAATAGCTAAGCTGGGCCAGTCGGGTTTCCGTCTCGACAACAAATGTGTGAATTTGCTCTTCCAAGAGGGCAAATTGCTGCCAGTCCCGGATCACCTGGGTCACGGACCAGCGGCGGCCCTGGTATTTGAAAGCCAGGGGGCGCACCTTACCCTGCTCGAAGACGGCCAGCACCGGCACCGGGCAGTTTAGCTGTTTCATCGGGCCACCGCCTCCTTCCCGGACTTGTCGGGACTTAACTCCAGCGGGGTGAGCTGGACTTGGTCGAGGACAGTGCCAGCGGTGCCGGTGGCCCAGACCCAGCGACTAGACACGGGACCTTTGTAGCGGGCTTCAATCTGGCCACTGAAATCGTCCAAAGTGATATACCCGGAGCGACGATTGACAACGGCAGCAGCGATTGTCACCCGTTTCCCGGGCGCTGTCTTCTTTAGTTCGGCGGCCCGGATTCGCTCGCCCCCTGGGGGAGCGCTGCGCCACTCCAGCCAGCGCTGGTCCAGAAGCAGACCTAGACTTGCATATTCGCCGGCAACCTTCTGATCAAAGGTGAGTTCGGGGAGGTCAGGCAGGTGAATTTCCGGTGTCCACTGGGCAAGGAGGCCACCAGCGCTCTTTTCCTCCACCCCGGGCAGGGCAGCCAAAAGCGCCCGTCGGTTAGGCTCCAGGCAATCCAGGGCGCCAGCACTGATCAGACCGTGCCATTCAACGGCGCCTGGCGGGCATCGCCGGGCAAAATCGTCCAAGCTCCGGAAGGGTTTATCGCCCCGTGCCGCCACCAGCCGCTGGGCGCCGGCACCCAACCCCTTGATGTAATCCAGGCCGAGGCGGATTACCCCTGGGGCCTCCACCGTGGTCTCCACTTTGCTCCGGTTCACACAGGGCGGCTGCACCGGTAGCCCCAGACGCACAGCCTCATTTACATAGACCTGCAGCGGATAGTAACCCATGCGGCTGGCGAGGATTGCCGCCAGAAAATGGTCGGGAAAATGCGCCTTAAGATAGACCGTGGCCATGGCGAGAATCCCATAGGCGGCGCTGTGGGCGCGGTTAAAGGCGTAACCGGAGAATTCCACCAGTGTGTTAAGCAGCTGCTCCGCCAACTCCGCCGGATATCCCCGGGCTGTAGCGCGTTTGCAAAATTCCCGGGTCAACTCCTCCAGCTTGCGCCGCTGCAATTTGGCAATCGCCCGGCGCAGAGAATCGGCTTCGCCGGCATCGTAACCACCGATGATCTGGGCAACCTGCATCACCTGCTCCTGGTAGAGCAATACGCCATAGGTATCCCGGAGCACCGGCTCCAGGTCGGGGTGGTAGTATTCCACCCTTTCCCGGCCATGGCGGCGCTCGATATAGCGCTCGACCATCCCCGCTTGCCACGGGCCCGGCCGGTAGAGGGAGAGCACTGCAATCACATCCTCCAGGGCCCGGGGGTGCAGGCGGCGCATCAGCCCCCGCATCCCCTCGCTCTCCAGCTGAAAACAGCCCAAAGTCTCACCCCGCTGCAACAGCCGCAGGGTGGCAGAGTCCTGATAACTAAAATCCTTTGCCGCCTTCTTCCTACCAACACCGACAATCACGTCCTGATTCACCGTCAGGCCGCGCACCGCCAGCAAATCCATCTTCAGTAGCCCCATATCCTCCACATCATCCTTGTCCCACTGACTACAGACATCACCGCCGCTGGCCCGCTGCAGTGGCACCAACTCATCCAGGGGCAGGGGCGTAATCAAGAGTCCGGCCGGGTGCACCGAGGTGTGCCGGACCCGGCCTTCCAGTTGGGCGGCGACCGCAAACCATTGGGACCAGGGGGGACGTGCGGCCATCTGCTTCAAGCGGGGGCTAGAGGCAACAATCTCGGGCAAATTGCCCCGACCCGGCACCTGGCGGCAAAGGGCATCGACCTCATGACGGGGCAAGCCCAGGGCGCGGCCGGCGTCCCGGAGACTGCCCCGGGGGCCAAAGGTTGTGTATGTGGCCACTTGGCAGGTGCGGTCGCGGCCGTAGCGCTCCACCGCATAAGCAAAAACCTCGTCCCGGCGCCGGTAGCAAAAGTCGATATCGATATCCGGCAGGCTGACCCGCTGGGGATTGAGAAAACGCTCAAATATCAGGTTATGTTCTAAGGGGTTGACCCGGGTGATATCCAGCACATACGACACGATGCTGCCGCCAGCAGAGCCTCGACCCGGCCCCACGGCAATTCCCCGCTCCCGGGCAAAGCGCACCAAATCCCAGGCAATCAGGAAATAAGCAGCGAACCCCATTTCCGCAATCACAGCCAGTTCCCGCTCCAGACGCTCCCGGGCTTCCCGGTTCTTGCGGGGGAATTTACGGCCTAGTCCCTGCTTGCAGAGGACACGAAGCTGCTGCAGGTCATCGTCGCCAAAGCGGGGCAGGTAAATCTGTCCCAGGTCCAGTTGGGCGCCAGCCATTTCCGCCACCCGACAGGTGCCGACCAGGGCCTCGGGCAGTTGTCTGTATTCTGCCTTGACTGCTTCGCCTGTTGGCAAAAGCGCCTGTTCCTGGGGGAGACCGGGATTCAGCGCCTGTAAGACCTGGTAAGCCAGGGCCTGCTTGGGCTGCACCCAGCGCACCGGCGGGCAGGCCGCGATGCCAATTGTCAACTCCCGGGCCAGAGCCCGAAGTTGGGGCCAAAGCGAGCGGTCGGCCGGGGCTGCGCCCAGCCAGAGCCGCTCCGCGCCCAAGATGTCTCGCCAGCGGCCCAGTAGCTCCCGGGCGCCGGAGTAGTCGCTGCGGCGCAGCATGGACAGGGGCAGGCTTTCATCGGCGGCAACAACAATCAGGTCTTCCAAGCAGGCCTGGGGAGCAACGCCCTGGAGCGCAGCCCGATTGACCGTGGTAATGAGGGGAGCGAGTTTACCGTCCCGTGCCGAAAGTAAAAGTAAACGCCCGCCCTCTGTCACATCGACCCGGGCCCCTGGCAGGGGCCGCAGGCCGGCATTCCCGGCGGCCCGGACAAAGCGGACCAGGCCGTGGAGCGAATTGACATCAGTGAGCGCCAGCTCCTGGTAGCCGGCCGCGGCTGCCGCCGCCACCAGTTCATCCGGCGTAGATACGGCCTGTAAAAAACTAAACTGACTATAGACATTGAGCAGGGGAATCACCCTGGTCACCCCCGAACATTTGTTTGGTATGGTTATTATGCCACGGAACAGGCTTGTCCGTCAAAGGGGAAAAACTGTCAATCCCTTTTTATTTCCCTCCCGGTGGTTTACAATGTAAAAGCAAGGGGGGTTCCCAATGGTCAAGCGTTTAAAATACTTTTTAAGTGCACTAACTCTTTTACTGATAATCTTGGCAATAGTCTTCCTTTTCCACCCCAGCGCACCCTCGCCGGCGGAACGTTTGGAAACGCTGAGCACTGCGCCCTGGGCCCCATTCGCTTATGTCTTTATCTACCTGCTGGCCACCGGCCTGGGCTACCCGGCCTCGCTGCTGACAATAGTCGCCGGTCCGCTTTTTGGCCTCTGGAAGGGGTTTATCTATGTCCTAGTTGCATCCAATCTAACGGCGGTGCTCTGTTTCGGGATTGCCCGCAAGCTGGGCACAGGATTTGTCGACAAATTTATGGGCTCCAGCCCTCTGCGCCGGAAGCTGGATACGCTTTTACATGAACGGGGGTTTGAAGCAGTATTCTTGCTGCGCCTGTTTCCAATCCACTTTGCCCTCTTCAATTACGTCTCCGGCCTGTCCACTGTGACCTTTCGCGATTACACCCTGGGCACCATACTGGGAAAAGCCCCGGGCATGTTTCTCTATGTCTGGTTCTCGGTAACCATGACCAGCCTCGATTGGCGGAGTGCGATTATCGCCGGACTGGCCTTGGCTGGCTTCCTTGTCCTTGGGCAGAAGGTGCGAGCACGTTTACTAGTATAATCTAATCTTGGGAGGAGTTAATTTGAAACTGCTTGAACACATGGGGAAAAATTACTTTCAGGATTTTCAGATTCCGGTTCCCGCTGGCGAGCTCATCCAGTCGCCGCAGGCCGCAGCAGCTGTCGCTGAACGCCTGGGCCCGGTGGCGCTGAAAGCACAAGTGCCTGCCGGCAAGCGGGGCAAATCCGGCGGCATTGCCTTCGCCGATACTCCCCAGCAGGCCGTGGCCGCGGCCCAAACCCTACAGACCCAGACAATTGGCGGACACCAGGTTGAGAAACTGTTGGTTGAGGAAAAACTGACTATAGATAAAGAGTTTTATCTGGCCCTGAGCATTGACAACGCTGCCCGCAAACCGGTGTTGCTGGCCTCGGCCCAGGGTGGAGTTGATATCGAAGCGGTGCCGGAAACTGAGATTATCCGCATACATATTGACCCCTTGCTGGGTATTCAGCCCTTTGTCCTTAGAGAGCTAAACCGGCGCCTGGCGCTTACTGGGGCGCTTAGCGATCAGATGGGCGCAATTCTTACCCGGCTCTATCGTTTGTTTACGGAACGGGATGCAGAACTGGCGGAAATCAACCCGCTGGCTCTGTGCGGGGACAAGTTAATCGCCGCCGACGCCAAGGTGGTTATTGATGATGACGCCCGCTTTCGCCAGCAGGATTTGCCCACCAGCGAAAACGTAAGCAGCCGGGAACAGCGGGCCCGGGAACTGGGCTTCGCTTATATTGAACTGGACGGCGATATCGCTGTGATGGCCAACGGCGCTGGGATCACCATGGCCACCCTGGACTTGCTGCAGCATCATGGCGGACGGGCGGCCAATTTCCTGGATACCGGCGGCGGCGCCAGCGAGGAGATCACCGCCCGCGCCCTGGAGTTGATGTTGGATTCCCAACCCCGGGCAATCCTTTTAAACATTTTCGGCGGCATCACCCGCTGCGATGATGTGGCCCGGGCCTTTCTCCGCGTCAAAGAGCGCCTGAACATCAAGGTGCCGGTCATTATCCGCTTGGTGGGAACCAATGAACAGGCTGGCCGCGAGCTTCTGGAGGCCCATGGCATTATGGCCTGCCGTCAAATGGATGAGGCGGCGGCCCAGGCAGTTGCCGCGGCAAAGGAGGGTGCCTAGAATGGCGATATTCATCAATGAAAAGACCCGGGTTCTGGTCCAGGGCATCACCGGCAAGCAGGGCTCTTTTCACGCCCGGCAGATGCAGGAATTTGGCACGCAAATTGCTGCCGGAGTCGCTCCCGGCGCTGCCGGTGCCACGGTGGCGGATGTGCCGGTCTATCCGACGGTCGCCGCGGCCTGTAGAGACCATGAACTCGACGCCTCGGTATTGTTCGTGCCCGCTCCCTTTGCCAGGGACGCGGCCCTAGAAGCGTTGGCAGCCGGCATCCGGCTGGTGGTAATTATCAGCGAACATATTCCCGTCCATGACGCCATGCAGATTCTCGCCTACGCCAATGCCCAGGGCGCTACGATAATCGGTCCCAATACCTTTGGCATCGCCGCCCCGGGCAAAGCAAAGCTCGGAATTGCCCCCAACCAGATTTTCGCCCCCGGACCGGTGGGTGTGGTTGCCCGCAGCGGCACCCTGACCTATGAACTGGTGGCCAACCTCCGGGACGCCGGACACGGCGCCAGCGCGGTAGTCGGTCTTGGCGGCGATCGGGTGGCAGGTCAGAGTTTTGTCGATGTCCTGGCAAAGCTGGAGGAGGATCCGGAGACAGAAGCAATCCTTATGGTGGGTGAAATTGGCGGCAGTGCCGAAGAAGAAGCCGCAGAATTTATTAAGGGCCATGTCCGCAAACCGGTGCTGGCATACCTGGCCGGCAAAAGCGCCCCTCCCGGCAAACGCATGGGCCATGCCGGCGCAATCATCGAAAGGGGTCGGGGCTCCTTTGCCGGTAAAGTTAAAGCTCTGAACGCCGCCGGAGTCGCTGTGGCGGAACTGCCAAGTCAGGTTCCGGACCTGGTGCAAACCTTGCTAACTAGATAACAAAAGCCCCCGGAAAGTTCGCGACAAGCGGACTGTCCGGGGGCATGTTTATGCTGTTTTCAGGGCTGTGTGGGGTTTGATTAGTTTCCACTGACCGCTGCGGTAACGACCGACCAGGAATATCGCCCTGATAAAATTGTCGGCAACCATGGCAATCCAGATGCCGGGGAGCCCCATTCCCAGATAGATGCCCAAGAACCATGCGATTACCACCCGACTGCCCCAGGTGCCAATCATCGTGACATAAAGCACCCATTTAGTGTCGCCGGCACCCCTAAGCGCCCCGGCCAGAACCATTACATACGCCAAAGCAGGCTGGGAGATTGCCAAGAGCTTCATATTCTCGCCGGCTGCCATTTGAACTGCCGGATCGCTGGTAAAAAGCCCCGCCAATTGATGGGAAGCCAGGAAGAACAAAAGACCGACGCCGGACATAAAGATTGCCGCCAGCTTGGTTGCTTCATAGCCGCTGCGTTCAGCCCGCTCCGGCTGTTCAGCGCCCAGATTTTGCCCCACCAAGGTGGTCGCCGCCAAACCGAAACCAAAGCCGGGCATGAAAGACATAGACATCGCCTTCATTATGATTTGGTTGGCCGCAAGGGCCACGGGACCGAGACCGGCCACAAGCATTGTGAACACCAACTGACCGCTGCTGCGCACTAATTGCTCTCCTGCCGAGGGAATCCCGATATCGAGAATGTCGCGAATTTTGTCCTTTTTGGGCAAAAAACTATCCTTCAGGCGCAGTTTCAGAGGACCGCGGCCGCTGAACAAATAAATCAATCCACCCAAAGCTCCGATATTACGGGCCATGGATGTGGCAACCGCAGCGCCGGCCACTCCCATTTCCGGGAAAATCCCAATCCCGAAAATCAACAACCAGTCAAATAGAACGTTAAATACATTGGTAAATGCCATAATATACAACGGCGTCTTCATGTCGCCGGCGCCCTGCAAGACGGAATTGCAGTTCATCATTACAAAAGAGAGCGGCGCCGAATAGGCGATTATTCGCAGATAAATCGTGCCCAGACGCACAACCTCGGGATCTGGTGTCTCCGAAGCCGCCAACATAAATCGAATAATATGCTCCGCGCCCAGCACTCCAACAAGACCGATTACCGTCCCGAGGCCAAAGGTAAGCACTAGAGACTGGCGGGCGTATTCCTCTGCCTTGTCTTGCCTGCCGGCACCGATCATCCGCGCCACCAAGGCGGTACTGCCAACAGTAAAGGCCGTTATTACACCAACAGCCAAAAAAAACAGCTGGTTGCCCAGCCCGACGGCACTGATTGCGTAATGACTGATGCGGCCAACCATCGCCAAATCGGCTAGACCCACCAACATCTGCAAAAACATCCGCATTACAACCGGCGCCGCGAGAATTATAACACTTCGTCGTAAATTTCCTTTGAGTATGTCTGCCATGAGTAAACCCCGTTTCCAACGATTATAATTCGACCCCAAAACATTTCGACACAAGTAATAGAATTTCCTGCAGGAAAAATTTGATTTTGTAGAGAACAATTCTTTACAGGAGGTGTGCAAATGTTTAAAGCGGCAATCTTTGATTTGGACGGAACGATTATCGACAGCTATGACCTCATCCTGGAGGCATTTGCAAAAACACTGCGTCAAACCGGCCAAGAATATGCGCCTGAAGACATATATCGGCTCTTTGGACCGCCGGAAGAAATCATCTTCAAAAAATTGGACCCTGATAACAAACACAATTTAATGAACATATACATTAAATGCTATGCCGACTGCCATCAGGATTATGTGCAACTGTATCCCGGAATCAAGGACCTCTTGGACTGGCTGCAGGTGAAAAATGTCGCCCGGGCGATAATCACCGGCAAGGGTCATGCTGCCACCCAAATTACCCTCCGAGAGCTGGGCATCGAAAATTGTTTTCAAACAATAGTCACCGGTTCCTGTGTCAACGCTTATAAGCCGGAACCGGATGGAATGCTGAGAGTGCTTGAGGAATTGGCAGTCAAACCCGGGGAGGCCTTCTACTTGGGCGACTCGCCTGTGGACATTCAAGTGGCCAAAGCAACCGGAGTCGTGCCCCTGGCTGCCCTTTGGGGAAGCGCCGACCCTGGCGCCCTATTGGAGCTTGACCCCCATCGCGCTTTCACCAGTCCTGGAGAAATGCTGGACTGGCTGCAAAACTAAAAATCCGCCGCGGCAGATTTTTTTTATCTGTATTCCTGGCCCCATAGCTGCCGGGCAATGGACTGCACCAGTTTGCTGGCAGTGGCCAGGTTTTGCAGACTTACATTTTCGGCCTTGTCTGTTGGCCAATGCCAGTGGGGTAAAATTCCATCTTCGGTAAACGCCATGATACTCATCGTCTTATAACCGCGCACCAAAGCTGGCGTGGCATCGGTGGTTAGGGCCTGGTAGACATGAGGACCGACGGTCAAATCCGGATTGGAGCGGGCAAAGGCAGCAGCAGCCAAAACTAGGTCTCGATCCGCCGGCATTGGACTGAATAAACCTTCGCCGTCGATATATTTGACATTGCCAATCCCGAGGTTATCCAAATTGATGATATAATCATCCCGGATTTCTTCTCCATATTCCTCAAGGAAGCGCAGCATACCAACGGTCCCGGCCTCCTCACAGCCTGTTGCCAGGGCCCACACTTCCGCTCCCTCTGGCAATGTTTGGGCCAGTTCATTGAAGCTGTGGAGCATTACCGCCACCCCCGAAGCGTTATCGTTTCCGCCTGCCACATGTACACCGAACAGCTCCCGATGCACCAGCATCCCGAACACAACCAATAGGTAGAGCCCGAATGGCAGCGCCAGCCACGGGTACCAGCCAGGAAGTTCCAGCCCCGCCAGGGCAGCAACACCGGCAAAAAATGCAAGAATTGTAATTACAGCCATACTTACATTCAACACTATAAACGACTTGCGAAAACCGGCCACCAAATTTGGATGAAAATTTAAGCCAGAGCGGGATGTATCGTAATGGGCGACAATAATAATCCGCGGAAGTTTTTCTGCATCAGTTGATCGAAGCGACTTTTTGGCCAAGACGTTCTGACTTTTGTTCTTGGGTAAAATTCTGGTGAAGAACTCATAGGTGTAACTTTCCAGCAAATAGCCAGCGCCGTTGACCAAAGCAACCACCGCCGCCAGCATCGGCCAGAAGCCGAGACCAAAGGCCGCCAGAGCCATCAGCAGGTAATGAAGGCCAAAGGCCCAGGAAAACGTTGGCACCGATTTAAACGGTTGCACCTCCACAGTGTCCGCGCCTATTTGCAGCTCTGCCTTCAGATATTGAGCAGCAGTGCGCTCTGCCCGGGTGGTAGACCCCCGGGGACCAATCTTTTCTGCCAAATCCTCCACATATCTGAACAACCATCCCACTCCTCTCCTCTAGACCGGGATTCCTTTCTTCTGAGCTGCTACACAAACTTACCAGCGGCGAATATACACATTCATGCTGCCATCAGCCATCATTTGCGCCAGCTTACGTTTTAAAAACAATCGTAGTGGCAGCCTGGTCAGGGGGACAAGGAATAAAAAGCCGAATGTGTCAGTTATTAAGCCGGGAGTGAGCAAAAACGCGCTTCCTACCAGGATAAAGAGGCCGTCCAGCAATGCATCGCCGGGTAACTCTCCTCCCTCAAGCTGATATCGCAAACGACCTAATACCGCTAACCCCTCAGCCTTGGCCAGAATAACGCCAATAAACCCGGTTATACCCACCAGCACAATCGTCAGCGGCGCACCCACCACTTTACCCAATTCTATAAGCAAATAAAGTTCCACTAGCGGAACAATGGTAAATAACAATAACAGTTTAAAAAACATGCCAAGCCTCCTTTATCCTTATCTAATTAGTATATTACATCTTGGAGGCGTTTCCTTCAATACCAATCGAGAACCGTCCTGAATTTGTGCGCAAAAAAAGCGGGAAGGTCATTTGACTCTTCCCGCTTATTTTTGAATTACCGGCGTGCGTTATTCAGGGCTTCTACTACAGCTTCAATAGCTTTTTCGGAAGTACCAGTAGCGCCGGAAACCAGTTCTACATCGGTGTCGTTAGCTTCTACAAACCGGGCAGCCATGGTCTCATGGGCTTCCTGGAGGTCTTCGCCAGTGAAACCAGCAGCTTCGCTACCATAGGTTTCGTAGTCTTTGAATTCCAGGGCATCGTCAACGCGAGTGGTTTCACGGAGGTTAACAGCAGTGATTTCATCGTTGTTAATTGTAACCAGGGCTACAACCATACCACCACGGTCGTCCATGCTGGAAACGCCCATGAAAGTGCCGTTTACGAACTCGGAATCAGCGTCTACCAAAGCTTTGTCCAAAGCGACTTCAACAGCCAGCTTGGCTTTTTCGGAAGTGCTGGTGGCGCCAGTCACATCGTCAACTTCCCAGCTGTTGGCTTCTACCATGGCGGCAGCCAGGGCTTCGTGGGCTTCCTGGAGGTCGTTGCCGTCAAAGGTGCCTTCACGGCCGTAGGTAGCGTAGTCTTTAGCTTCGTCAAACTGAGTGTACTCAACAAAGCTAATGTTGGTGATTTCGTCACCTTCGATGGTTACAGTGGCTTCTACATAACCACGGTCACCAACAACACCTTGTGCGGTGTAGGTGCCATCTTCATAGGTGGAGCTGCCACCGCAAGCGGTTAGGGCCATGGCCAAAACTATTACCAAAGATACAGCAAAAAGCTTCTTCATTAAAATACTCCTCTCCAACCGGAAATTTTTATGTGAAACTCCGTCGCCGGAGCTATCACCTGGGATTGTGCTCACAAGAACAACATCTTCAAAAAATAAAGTGAAATCTTGTACGTAGTTGAGCGCGAAAACTGTTGAAAATAGGGATTGGCGGGCACAGCTGACTGCGCCCAGCCATAAGTAATCTTTATCACTACCTATTTTACTCATAGAGCGGTAATTTTGCAATACCCAATTGGGGCATTTTTAGCCAGCCACATTTGCCTGGCCCCGATAGACCAGCCCGCGACCTGTGTCAATACTCACAACCTGGCCATCCCCTAGAATACCGGTAGCGCCCTCGGCGCCGGAAACAACGGGGATTCCCAGCTCCAGGCCTAAAATTGCAGCATGGGATGTAAGCCCGCCTTCCTCGGCGATAATGGCAATTATTCCCTCCATATGCTGGACCATTTCCCGATCAGTGCTGTGGGTAACGAGAATCTTGCCCGGAGCGGCCTTTTCCTTCAACTCACGGGCGTTTTTGGCGACTATCACCGGGCCAAAGGCGGGACGGGAGCCAATACCCTGGCCGCGAACTACCACATCGCCAACCACATGCACTTTGAGCAAATTGGTGGTTCCCGGTACGCCCACAGGCACACCGGCGGTAATTACCACCAAGTCGCCCTTTTTGATTAGTTCTTTGCGCAAAGCAGTAGTAATCGCCTCATATATCATTTGGTCGGTGTTGTCTGTTGCCCTGCCAATCAGAGGCATAACTCCCCAGGTCAGAAGCAGTCGCCGCATGACTTCCACCTTAGGTGTAACAGCAATCACCGGCGCCACTGGTCTGTATTTGGAGACCATGCGGGCAGTGTGGCCGGACTGGGTAGACGTGATAATTGCCGACGCTCCCAGTTGTTGTGCTGTCTGGCGACTGGCGAAACTGATGGAATCGGTCACTGTCCACTGGCGCCCGTTTTTGTGTATAGCCAGGAAACGCTCACATTCCAAGGACTGTTCGGTATGAATTGCCAGTCGGGCCATGGTCGCCACCGATTCCACCGGGTAGCGACCGGCGGCGGTTTCACCGGAAAGCATGATCGCGTCGGTACCGTCAAAGATGGCGTTGGCCACATCGCTGGCCTCCGCCCGAGTCGGCCGCGGATTACGAATCATCGAGTCCAGCATTTGGGTGGCGGTTATCACCGGCTTGGCCATCAAATTGCAGCGGCGAATCATGTCCTTCTGGGCAAGGGGGACCTCCTCGGGGGGAATTTCCACGCCCAGGTCGCCCCTGGCCACCATTAACCCGTCTGCCACCTTGAGGATGCTGTCGAGATTATCGAGCCCCTGGCGGTTTTCGATTTTGGCAATGATTGGGATATCGCTATCATGCTCCTCCAGCAGCCGCCGAATCGCCAGAATATCGCCGGCGTCACGCACAAAGGAAGCAGCAATGAAGTCCAAACCTTGTTCAATACCGAAGA
Encoded here:
- a CDS encoding MATE family efflux transporter; translated protein: MADILKGNLRRSVIILAAPVVMRMFLQMLVGLADLAMVGRISHYAISAVGLGNQLFFLAVGVITAFTVGSTALVARMIGAGRQDKAEEYARQSLVLTFGLGTVIGLVGVLGAEHIIRFMLAASETPDPEVVRLGTIYLRIIAYSAPLSFVMMNCNSVLQGAGDMKTPLYIMAFTNVFNVLFDWLLIFGIGIFPEMGVAGAAVATSMARNIGALGGLIYLFSGRGPLKLRLKDSFLPKKDKIRDILDIGIPSAGEQLVRSSGQLVFTMLVAGLGPVALAANQIIMKAMSMSFMPGFGFGLAATTLVGQNLGAEQPERAERSGYEATKLAAIFMSGVGLLFFLASHQLAGLFTSDPAVQMAAGENMKLLAISQPALAYVMVLAGALRGAGDTKWVLYVTMIGTWGSRVVIAWFLGIYLGMGLPGIWIAMVADNFIRAIFLVGRYRSGQWKLIKPHTALKTA
- the sucC gene encoding ADP-forming succinate--CoA ligase subunit beta, which gives rise to MKLLEHMGKNYFQDFQIPVPAGELIQSPQAAAAVAERLGPVALKAQVPAGKRGKSGGIAFADTPQQAVAAAQTLQTQTIGGHQVEKLLVEEKLTIDKEFYLALSIDNAARKPVLLASAQGGVDIEAVPETEIIRIHIDPLLGIQPFVLRELNRRLALTGALSDQMGAILTRLYRLFTERDAELAEINPLALCGDKLIAADAKVVIDDDARFRQQDLPTSENVSSREQRARELGFAYIELDGDIAVMANGAGITMATLDLLQHHGGRAANFLDTGGGASEEITARALELMLDSQPRAILLNIFGGITRCDDVARAFLRVKERLNIKVPVIIRLVGTNEQAGRELLEAHGIMACRQMDEAAAQAVAAAKEGA
- the sucD gene encoding succinate--CoA ligase subunit alpha, with the translated sequence MAIFINEKTRVLVQGITGKQGSFHARQMQEFGTQIAAGVAPGAAGATVADVPVYPTVAAACRDHELDASVLFVPAPFARDAALEALAAGIRLVVIISEHIPVHDAMQILAYANAQGATIIGPNTFGIAAPGKAKLGIAPNQIFAPGPVGVVARSGTLTYELVANLRDAGHGASAVVGLGGDRVAGQSFVDVLAKLEEDPETEAILMVGEIGGSAEEEAAEFIKGHVRKPVLAYLAGKSAPPGKRMGHAGAIIERGRGSFAGKVKALNAAGVAVAELPSQVPDLVQTLLTR
- a CDS encoding ATP-binding protein, with amino-acid sequence TDLLILDEVGYVPTSKRASELLFTVISNCYERQSIIVTSNLELGRWNEVFGDDRLTAALIDRVIHHAHILVFKGESYRYKQALKRKQEN
- a CDS encoding TVP38/TMEM64 family protein, whose translation is MVKRLKYFLSALTLLLIILAIVFLFHPSAPSPAERLETLSTAPWAPFAYVFIYLLATGLGYPASLLTIVAGPLFGLWKGFIYVLVASNLTAVLCFGIARKLGTGFVDKFMGSSPLRRKLDTLLHERGFEAVFLLRLFPIHFALFNYVSGLSTVTFRDYTLGTILGKAPGMFLYVWFSVTMTSLDWRSAIIAGLALAGFLVLGQKVRARLLV
- a CDS encoding DNA polymerase III subunit alpha, with translation MFRGIITIPNKCSGVTRVIPLLNVYSQFSFLQAVSTPDELVAAAAAAGYQELALTDVNSLHGLVRFVRAAGNAGLRPLPGARVDVTEGGRLLLLSARDGKLAPLITTVNRAALQGVAPQACLEDLIVVAADESLPLSMLRRSDYSGARELLGRWRDILGAERLWLGAAPADRSLWPQLRALARELTIGIAACPPVRWVQPKQALAYQVLQALNPGLPQEQALLPTGEAVKAEYRQLPEALVGTCRVAEMAGAQLDLGQIYLPRFGDDDLQQLRVLCKQGLGRKFPRKNREARERLERELAVIAEMGFAAYFLIAWDLVRFARERGIAVGPGRGSAGGSIVSYVLDITRVNPLEHNLIFERFLNPQRVSLPDIDIDFCYRRRDEVFAYAVERYGRDRTCQVATYTTFGPRGSLRDAGRALGLPRHEVDALCRQVPGRGNLPEIVASSPRLKQMAARPPWSQWFAVAAQLEGRVRHTSVHPAGLLITPLPLDELVPLQRASGGDVCSQWDKDDVEDMGLLKMDLLAVRGLTVNQDVIVGVGRKKAAKDFSYQDSATLRLLQRGETLGCFQLESEGMRGLMRRLHPRALEDVIAVLSLYRPGPWQAGMVERYIERRHGRERVEYYHPDLEPVLRDTYGVLLYQEQVMQVAQIIGGYDAGEADSLRRAIAKLQRRKLEELTREFCKRATARGYPAELAEQLLNTLVEFSGYAFNRAHSAAYGILAMATVYLKAHFPDHFLAAILASRMGYYPLQVYVNEAVRLGLPVQPPCVNRSKVETTVEAPGVIRLGLDYIKGLGAGAQRLVAARGDKPFRSLDDFARRCPPGAVEWHGLISAGALDCLEPNRRALLAALPGVEEKSAGGLLAQWTPEIHLPDLPELTFDQKVAGEYASLGLLLDQRWLEWRSAPPGGERIRAAELKKTAPGKRVTIAAAVVNRRSGYITLDDFSGQIEARYKGPVSSRWVWATGTAGTVLDQVQLTPLELSPDKSGKEAVAR